The following proteins are encoded in a genomic region of Cryptomeria japonica chromosome 11, Sugi_1.0, whole genome shotgun sequence:
- the LOC131070484 gene encoding uncharacterized protein LOC131070484 — MDLDWKIKLVLPILLIPPLFGKGSSMDQVNPRLGVKGEVPEPEWFKVNFDGSSVGNPSQSGIGCILRNSDGICIKEISKKIGVATNNEVEFRAALRGLQLGMELGLQRINLEGDSLNVMSFHQLIWSDYLAGGGAFRLSLSVVVSTDCLLLPADMFLRLTYR; from the exons atggacTTGGATTGGAAGATTAAGCTGGTACTTCCAATTCTGCTCATTCCACCGCTTTTTGGCAAGGGATCCTCGATGGATCAGGTCAATCCAAGATTGGGTGTTAAAGGGGAAGTGCCAGAGCCTGAGTGGttcaaggtaaactttgatggttcTTCTGTTGGTAACCCGAGTCAAAGTGGTATTGGGTGTATATTGAGGAATTCTGATGGTatttgtataaaagaaatctctaAAAAGATTGGAGTTGCTACTAATAACGAAGTTGAATTTAGAGCGGCTTTAAGAGGACTGCAACTAGGGATGGAGCTTGGGTTGCAGAGAATTAatctggagggagactcactaaatgTG ATGAGCTTCCATCAGTTGATATGGTCTGATTATCTTGCTGGTGGTGGTGCTTTCCGGTTGAGTTTGTCAGTTGTGGTCTCTACTGATTGTCTTCTCCTTCCGGCTGATATGTTTCTTCGATTGACCTACCGGTGA